Proteins co-encoded in one Bacilli bacterium genomic window:
- a CDS encoding GNAT family N-acetyltransferase, whose product MVFVAKEYRRRGIASRLFADAEHFLQQNGRKSVYFSSYAPNYILPGIDEQAYPEGFAFLQSKGFQIQYSPVAMDFSLVGFTIPDDVKELKQKRIAEGFTFGFVEDKDLYEVIRFATHVFNADWGRAIREGILQGLPMSQVMVAREKSGAVVGFCMFGAYEGIRERFGPFGVDPKLRGTGLGKILLYDCLAAMKAVGVHGSWFLWTGEESPAGYLYKRVGYHVSRRFHVMKKNIE is encoded by the coding sequence TTTTGCAACAGAACGGCCGGAAAAGTGTTTATTTTTCCTCCTACGCGCCTAATTACATTTTGCCCGGTATCGATGAACAAGCTTATCCCGAAGGATTTGCCTTTTTGCAAAGCAAAGGCTTTCAAATCCAGTATTCGCCGGTAGCGATGGATTTTTCCCTGGTTGGCTTTACGATCCCGGACGACGTGAAAGAGCTGAAGCAAAAACGAATTGCCGAAGGGTTTACCTTTGGTTTTGTCGAGGACAAAGATTTGTATGAAGTGATCCGGTTTGCCACCCACGTGTTTAATGCGGATTGGGGAAGGGCGATTCGCGAAGGGATATTGCAAGGTTTGCCCATGTCGCAAGTGATGGTTGCCCGGGAAAAATCGGGCGCAGTCGTAGGATTTTGCATGTTTGGCGCCTATGAAGGCATTCGTGAGCGCTTTGGTCCGTTTGGCGTCGACCCCAAACTGAGGGGTACCGGACTGGGGAAAATTTTGCTCTATGATTGTCTGGCCGCCATGAAGGCGGTGGGAGTGCACGGTTCCTGGTTTTTGTGGACGGGTGAGGAGTCTCCTGCCGGATATCTTTATAAACGGGTTGGTTACCATGTTTCCCGCAGGTTCCATGTAATGAAAAAAAATATTGAGTAA